From the Candidatus Aminicenantes bacterium genome, one window contains:
- a CDS encoding histidine phosphatase family protein, protein MKNKKTLPLFVLLAVAIVLSAAAFGRQNDAGKKGVRTIYLVRHGQYDQADARDEFVGKGLVPLGIAQARLLAARLRAMPVEFTSLTSSTMTRARQTAAVINREFPRLELKQSELICECTPPTWRKDVMAEAKAGETEACVKNIEQFFREFFIPAPDARDRHDIVVCHGNIIRYFAAKALQVDTMSWLQMSISNCSLTVIRVLPDGKMKLDAFGDYGHIPENMRTFTGGDDESKELVIPSAATTAPK, encoded by the coding sequence ATGAAAAACAAAAAAACATTGCCGCTGTTTGTTTTGCTTGCCGTCGCGATCGTCCTTTCTGCCGCCGCTTTCGGACGGCAGAACGATGCGGGAAAAAAAGGAGTCAGAACGATCTACCTGGTTCGCCATGGCCAGTACGACCAGGCCGATGCCCGGGACGAATTTGTCGGCAAGGGACTGGTGCCGCTCGGCATTGCCCAGGCCAGGTTGCTCGCGGCCAGATTGAGAGCGATGCCTGTCGAATTCACATCGCTCACCAGCAGCACGATGACCCGGGCCAGGCAGACCGCCGCGGTCATCAACCGGGAGTTCCCCCGGCTTGAGCTGAAGCAGAGCGAACTGATCTGCGAATGCACGCCGCCGACCTGGAGGAAGGACGTCATGGCCGAAGCGAAGGCGGGGGAAACCGAGGCGTGCGTGAAAAACATCGAACAATTCTTCAGAGAGTTCTTCATCCCCGCGCCCGATGCCAGGGACAGGCATGATATCGTGGTGTGCCATGGGAACATCATCCGCTATTTCGCGGCCAAAGCATTGCAGGTGGACACGATGTCCTGGCTGCAGATGAGCATCAGCAACTGCAGCCTGACCGTAATCCGCGTCTTGCCCGACGGGAAAATGAAGCTGGACGCGTTCGGCGATTACGGCCACATCCCCGAAAACATGAGGACCTTCACCGGCGGCGACGATGAATCCAAGGAGCTGGTTATCCCCTCCGCAGCGACGACGGCGCCAAAATAA
- a CDS encoding methyltransferase domain-containing protein, which yields MKFPTLPALIVILGLLALAAWIAWRLVSRRRALPCPSWLSWLVDNPAVRRRTLATLERLKLAPGMSVLDAGCGPGRLAVPIARAVGPQGRVLAVDLQPRMLERAKGKAAVAGAGNVEFMLAGLGQGKVPAGRFDRALLSWVLGEIPDRVSALREIHAALRPGGFLLVSEVLPDPHYQSLAKVKALAQESGFRVGAYYGSRFEYAIALEKPADG from the coding sequence ATGAAATTCCCAACGCTCCCTGCGCTCATCGTCATCCTCGGCCTTCTGGCGCTGGCTGCGTGGATCGCCTGGCGGCTGGTCTCCCGGCGGCGCGCCCTGCCCTGCCCCTCGTGGCTTTCATGGCTGGTGGACAACCCGGCGGTAAGGCGCCGCACCCTGGCCACGCTGGAGCGGCTGAAACTCGCGCCCGGCATGAGCGTGCTGGACGCGGGCTGCGGCCCCGGCCGGCTGGCCGTCCCCATAGCCCGGGCGGTCGGTCCCCAAGGCCGGGTGCTCGCCGTGGACCTGCAGCCCAGGATGCTTGAGCGGGCGAAAGGCAAGGCCGCCGTTGCCGGCGCCGGCAATGTCGAGTTCATGCTGGCCGGGCTGGGGCAGGGCAAGGTCCCGGCGGGCCGCTTCGACCGGGCTCTTTTGTCGTGGGTGCTGGGCGAAATCCCGGACCGTGTTTCCGCCCTGCGCGAGATCCACGCCGCGCTCAGGCCCGGCGGATTCCTCCTGGTCAGCGAGGTGCTGCCCGATCCGCACTACCAGTCGCTGGCCAAGGTCAAGGCGCTGGCGCAGGAAAGCGGCTTCCGCGTTGGAGCTTATTACGGCAGCCGTTTCGAATACGCGATCGCCCTGGAGAAACCCGCTGACGGCTGA
- a CDS encoding helix-turn-helix transcriptional regulator yields MNMQTMSDRAILGELGSRLQRERLNRNMTQADLALKAGVALRSLQYLETGRPCTLASLIKILRALGNLTSLDAFFPEPGFSPIQLAKLKGRERKRASSPNDSLGKKG; encoded by the coding sequence ATGAATATGCAAACCATGAGCGACAGGGCGATCCTAGGCGAATTGGGAAGCCGGCTGCAACGCGAGCGGCTGAACCGCAACATGACTCAAGCCGACCTGGCCTTAAAAGCCGGAGTCGCCTTGCGGTCTCTGCAATACCTGGAGACGGGGCGTCCTTGCACCCTGGCATCTTTGATCAAGATCCTCAGAGCATTGGGAAATCTGACCTCCCTGGACGCCTTTTTCCCCGAGCCCGGATTCAGCCCGATACAGCTTGCCAAATTGAAAGGGCGGGAACGGAAACGGGCATCCAGTCCCAACGACAGCCTCGGGAAAAAGGGGTGA
- a CDS encoding type II toxin-antitoxin system HipA family toxin: MAVRVKRVTAAMVRLWDRDAGAPMTMPLRSGIFSFPLLNKDTYHRLPGLLADALPDRFGNLIIDAWLSQQGRSAHDFTPLERLCYLGNRAMGALEFEPACGPRPGGAIPIEIAELSHLASDILRHRSKWIANLKGSRAKALKTIIRVGTSAGGNRAKAVIAWNPKTEKVRSGQVPPPPGFESWILKFDGVKDAALGDPQGYGRLEYVYHLMAVQAGIQMTPCRLLKEGPRAHFMTQRFDRDDSGKIHMQSLCAMAHYDFNATGQYSYEQALQVIQRLDLGYPAMEEFFRRMTFNVLARNQDDHTRNIAFLMDRKGKWRLSPAFDVVWAYNPAGKYTHQHQMSINGRRDGFSRKDLLAVAGQFGIRGADAIIERVAEAVAAWPRLAIKEEVPQKLRTEVQNSLRLDIMKSKRI; this comes from the coding sequence ATGGCCGTGCGGGTAAAACGGGTGACTGCCGCCATGGTCCGGCTTTGGGACCGGGACGCCGGCGCCCCCATGACCATGCCGCTGCGAAGCGGCATATTTTCGTTTCCCCTCCTGAACAAAGACACGTATCACCGTCTGCCGGGCCTGCTGGCCGACGCTTTGCCCGACCGCTTCGGTAACCTCATTATCGATGCCTGGTTGTCCCAGCAGGGACGATCCGCGCATGACTTCACGCCGCTGGAACGCCTCTGCTACCTGGGCAACCGGGCCATGGGCGCCCTGGAGTTCGAGCCGGCGTGCGGTCCGCGGCCGGGAGGAGCCATTCCCATCGAGATCGCGGAGCTCTCCCACCTGGCCAGCGACATCCTGCGCCATCGGAGCAAGTGGATCGCGAACCTGAAAGGAAGCCGGGCAAAAGCGCTAAAAACGATCATTCGGGTCGGTACTTCAGCGGGAGGCAACCGGGCCAAGGCGGTGATCGCCTGGAACCCAAAGACAGAGAAGGTGCGATCCGGCCAGGTCCCGCCGCCTCCGGGATTCGAGTCCTGGATCCTGAAGTTCGACGGCGTTAAGGACGCGGCGTTGGGCGATCCCCAAGGCTATGGGCGGCTGGAATACGTTTATCATCTGATGGCGGTCCAGGCCGGCATCCAGATGACCCCATGCCGCTTGCTGAAAGAGGGACCGCGGGCGCATTTCATGACCCAACGCTTCGATCGCGACGACAGCGGCAAGATCCACATGCAGTCATTGTGCGCCATGGCCCATTACGATTTTAACGCGACCGGCCAATACAGCTACGAGCAAGCCCTGCAGGTCATCCAGCGACTTGATCTGGGCTATCCGGCCATGGAGGAATTCTTCCGGCGCATGACATTCAACGTACTGGCGCGCAACCAGGACGACCACACGCGCAATATCGCTTTTCTCATGGACCGCAAGGGCAAATGGCGTCTCAGCCCGGCTTTTGACGTAGTCTGGGCATATAACCCAGCCGGCAAATATACCCATCAACATCAAATGAGCATCAACGGCAGGCGGGACGGCTTCAGCAGGAAGGACCTGCTGGCCGTGGCCGGGCAATTCGGCATCCGCGGCGCCGACGCCATCATCGAGCGCGTGGCGGAAGCCGTGGCCGCATGGCCGCGCCTGGCAATCAAAGAGGAAGTTCCCCAGAAATTGCGCACCGAGGTTCAGAATAGCCTACGCCTTGATATCATGAAAAGCAAAAGGATTTGA
- a CDS encoding alpha/beta hydrolase — translation MLVIVAVVVALVVVRFVIPAGTPRIRPAGKAGPAKSIARLEKLNIGGSDQWVLQRSENIDNPIILFLHGGPGTSQLTGNRRNTRELEKSFIVVNWDQRGAGKSYGAIHDAAKMNIDQFVEDTKELTLYLLEKFGKRQIVLAGHSWGSAIGAMAVAKYPELYSCYVGIGQIANMEEGEVASYGWTLEQAKKRNVKRAVKALEKMGPPPYQGDWRAKTISERSYVARFGGEVHGSRLGAVGIVLGNVLFSREYGLADRINVFRGVLASMKHLWPQLFKVDLFSSVPEMKVPVFFMEGRYDREVPPDIAARYFAALKAPAKELIWFENSAHMVNSEERDLFNKILVEKVRPIALAGNLG, via the coding sequence ATGCTCGTCATCGTTGCCGTCGTTGTCGCGCTGGTCGTCGTGCGCTTTGTCATTCCAGCCGGTACGCCGCGCATTCGTCCGGCGGGAAAAGCCGGTCCGGCCAAGAGCATCGCCCGGCTCGAGAAGCTGAATATCGGGGGAAGCGATCAATGGGTCCTGCAGAGATCCGAAAACATCGACAACCCAATCATCCTGTTCCTTCACGGCGGGCCCGGAACGTCGCAGCTGACGGGAAACAGGCGGAACACCAGGGAGCTCGAAAAATCGTTCATTGTCGTAAACTGGGATCAACGAGGAGCGGGAAAATCATACGGCGCGATTCACGATGCCGCCAAAATGAACATCGACCAGTTCGTTGAGGACACGAAGGAATTGACCCTGTATCTGCTTGAGAAGTTCGGCAAACGCCAGATCGTCCTGGCTGGGCACTCGTGGGGCAGCGCCATCGGCGCCATGGCGGTCGCGAAATATCCGGAGCTCTATTCCTGCTATGTAGGCATCGGCCAGATTGCCAACATGGAAGAGGGCGAAGTGGCCTCTTACGGGTGGACGCTCGAGCAGGCCAAAAAAAGGAATGTCAAGCGGGCCGTCAAGGCCCTGGAGAAAATGGGGCCGCCGCCGTATCAGGGCGATTGGCGGGCCAAGACGATCAGCGAAAGAAGTTATGTGGCGCGCTTCGGCGGCGAGGTCCACGGCAGCAGGCTCGGGGCCGTCGGCATCGTCCTGGGCAACGTGCTGTTCTCGCGGGAGTACGGCCTGGCGGATCGCATCAACGTCTTCAGGGGGGTGTTGGCTTCGATGAAGCATCTCTGGCCGCAGCTGTTCAAAGTCGACCTGTTCAGCAGCGTGCCGGAAATGAAGGTCCCGGTCTTTTTCATGGAGGGCAGATATGATCGCGAAGTCCCCCCGGACATTGCCGCCAGGTATTTTGCCGCGCTCAAGGCGCCGGCTAAAGAGCTGATCTGGTTCGAAAATTCGGCGCACATGGTCAATTCCGAGGAAAGGGATTTGTTCAATAAAATACTGGTGGAGAAAGTGAGGCCAATCGCCCTCGCCGGTAACCTCGGCTAG